In Rhodothermales bacterium, the following are encoded in one genomic region:
- a CDS encoding DUF4097 family beta strand repeat-containing protein, translating into MNPIRIALLAGLFLVFAGINLARAQERFEHEEITEENFAVAANSTLIIDSDLGSIVVEGSKGDEVIVRIVKGMNGGNESDADAAFERFALTLDGSSRGVEIIGRYDRPNNWRGWGNRSLQVRFIVEVPEDIDVDLKTAGGSIQVTDIAGEALVHTSGGSITLDDIGGITEAHTSGGSIEARRLGERSKLRTSGGSIKVADAGGPVDCQTSGGSITIDRAEGDVDCETSGGSIRLTQIAGAVNASTSGGSIEAEVLGQPDQDMTLRTSGGTVTIRLDEDIQADIDAQASGGSVKSDISVAVRGEIKRDRLQGEMNGGGPLLTLRSSGGGVRILEN; encoded by the coding sequence ATGAACCCCATCCGCATCGCCCTCCTGGCCGGCTTATTCCTCGTTTTCGCCGGCATCAACCTGGCCCGCGCCCAGGAACGATTCGAGCACGAGGAGATCACCGAAGAAAACTTTGCCGTCGCCGCCAACAGTACCCTCATCATCGACTCCGACCTCGGCTCCATCGTCGTCGAGGGCTCCAAGGGGGATGAAGTGATCGTCCGCATCGTCAAAGGAATGAACGGCGGCAACGAAAGCGACGCCGATGCCGCGTTCGAGCGGTTCGCGCTCACGCTCGACGGCTCTAGCCGGGGCGTGGAGATCATCGGCCGCTACGACCGCCCGAACAACTGGCGCGGATGGGGCAATCGGAGCCTGCAGGTGCGCTTCATCGTCGAAGTCCCCGAGGACATCGACGTCGATCTTAAAACCGCCGGCGGAAGCATCCAGGTGACCGATATCGCCGGCGAGGCGCTCGTCCACACCTCCGGTGGATCCATCACACTGGATGATATTGGCGGCATTACCGAAGCCCACACCAGCGGCGGCTCTATCGAAGCGCGGCGCCTCGGTGAACGCAGCAAACTGCGCACCTCGGGCGGCAGCATCAAGGTGGCTGACGCCGGCGGGCCCGTGGACTGCCAGACGTCTGGCGGCTCGATCACGATCGACCGGGCCGAGGGCGACGTGGACTGCGAGACCTCCGGCGGCTCCATCCGCCTGACGCAGATCGCCGGCGCCGTCAACGCCTCCACCTCCGGAGGCAGCATCGAAGCGGAGGTGCTGGGCCAACCCGATCAGGACATGACCCTCCGCACCTCGGGCGGCACGGTGACGATCCGCCTCGACGAGGACATCCAGGCCGACATCGACGCCCAGGCCTCCGGCGGATCGGTGAAGTCGGACATCTCCGTCGCTGTCCGCGGCGAAATCAAACGGGACAGGCTTCAGGGCGAAATGAACGGCGGCGGGCCGTTGCTGACGCTCCGCAGCTCGGGCGGCGGGGTTAGGATCCTTGAGAATTGA
- the mtgA gene encoding monofunctional biosynthetic peptidoglycan transglycosylase, protein MAGFLLVSVLWVILYRFAGPPFTFLVVRDTLAGLNVDRRPMRLEAISRHLAVAVVTAEDQRFCLHDGFDWEAIDKARDTNERGGRLRGASTVSMQTSKNAFLWPGRTWVRKGFEAYFTVLIETFWPKWRILEVYLNVAEWGDGLFGAEAAAQHYFNKTAAQLTRWESSLLAASLPSPLTSNPARPSAYLARRASQIRAQMNDVDEGFGACLEK, encoded by the coding sequence GTGGCAGGATTTCTGCTCGTGAGCGTGTTGTGGGTGATCCTGTACCGCTTCGCCGGTCCGCCGTTCACTTTCCTCGTGGTGCGCGATACCCTGGCTGGCTTGAACGTCGATCGCCGGCCGATGAGGCTGGAGGCGATCTCTCGCCATCTGGCCGTCGCCGTGGTGACGGCGGAAGATCAGCGCTTCTGTTTACACGATGGGTTCGACTGGGAGGCCATTGACAAGGCGCGGGACACCAACGAGCGGGGAGGCCGGCTCCGAGGCGCCTCGACGGTCTCGATGCAGACGTCCAAAAATGCATTCCTCTGGCCGGGGCGCACGTGGGTCCGCAAGGGGTTCGAAGCCTATTTCACCGTGCTGATCGAGACGTTCTGGCCCAAGTGGCGCATTCTGGAAGTATATCTCAACGTGGCGGAATGGGGCGACGGCCTCTTCGGCGCAGAGGCCGCCGCCCAGCATTATTTCAACAAGACGGCGGCTCAACTCACCCGGTGGGAGTCGTCCCTGCTGGCCGCTTCCCTGCCCTCTCCGCTGACATCCAATCCCGCCCGCCCCTCGGCGTACCTCGCTCGACGCGCATCACAGATCCGTGCACAGATGAACGATGTAGATGAAGGATTCGGGGCGTGTCTGGAGAAGTAG
- the moeB gene encoding molybdopterin-synthase adenylyltransferase MoeB: MLTRDERERYSRHIILPDVGEAGQEKLKAASVLLIGAGGLGAPLALYLAAAGVGRIGLVDFDTIDATNLQRQVLYGQKDIGRPKLEAAAERLADLNPYIQIDLHNTPLTSANALDLIRGYDVVADGTDNFPTRYLVNDACVLTGTPNAYGSIFRFEGQVSVFAAPGGPCYRCVFPEPPPPGLVPSCAEGGVLGVLPGMVGTMQANEVIKLILGIGEPLIGRLMLVEALSMKVREWKIRRDPDCPVCGDHPTQTTLIDYDAFCGIAPAGSVAEITVQELHTRRQNGDAPFILDVRNPAEAEAASLGADLLIPLGELPMRMDELEAYRNRPVVVHCRSGARSAQAAQQLVDAGFSQVENLKGGILAWSKEVDPSVGAY; encoded by the coding sequence ATGCTCACCCGGGACGAACGCGAACGCTACAGCCGGCACATCATCCTGCCGGATGTCGGCGAGGCCGGCCAGGAGAAACTCAAGGCGGCTTCGGTGCTGCTGATCGGCGCCGGCGGGCTCGGGGCGCCGCTGGCCCTGTACCTCGCGGCGGCCGGCGTAGGGCGGATCGGGTTGGTGGATTTTGATACGATCGACGCGACCAACCTACAGCGTCAGGTGCTGTATGGCCAGAAGGACATCGGCAGGCCCAAACTCGAGGCCGCCGCCGAGCGTCTGGCGGATCTGAATCCGTATATTCAGATCGATCTCCATAACACACCGCTCACGAGCGCCAACGCGCTGGACCTCATCCGGGGCTACGACGTGGTGGCTGACGGGACCGATAATTTCCCGACGCGTTACCTCGTTAACGACGCCTGCGTGCTCACCGGCACCCCGAACGCGTACGGTTCGATTTTCCGATTCGAAGGCCAGGTGTCCGTCTTCGCCGCGCCGGGCGGACCGTGTTACCGCTGTGTCTTCCCCGAGCCGCCTCCACCCGGCCTCGTGCCCTCGTGCGCGGAAGGCGGGGTGCTGGGGGTGCTGCCTGGGATGGTGGGGACGATGCAGGCAAACGAAGTCATCAAGCTGATCCTGGGCATTGGCGAGCCCCTCATCGGCCGCTTGATGCTGGTGGAGGCGCTGTCGATGAAGGTACGCGAGTGGAAGATCCGTCGCGACCCCGACTGCCCGGTGTGTGGCGATCATCCCACTCAGACCACGTTGATCGACTACGACGCCTTTTGCGGCATCGCGCCGGCCGGTTCGGTCGCCGAGATCACCGTGCAGGAACTGCACACCCGCCGGCAAAACGGCGACGCACCGTTTATCCTGGACGTCCGCAACCCCGCCGAAGCCGAGGCTGCCAGCCTCGGGGCGGACCTCCTCATCCCTTTGGGCGAACTCCCGATGCGGATGGATGAACTGGAGGCTTACCGGAACCGGCCGGTGGTGGTCCACTGCCGCTCCGGCGCCCGCTCGGCCCAGGCGGCGCAGCAACTGGTGGACGCCGGCTTCAGCCAGGTCGAGAACCTGAAGGGGGGGATTCTGGCCTGGAGCAAGGAGGTGGATCCGTCGGTGGGGGCTTATTAA